One Micromonospora sp. FIMYZ51 genomic window carries:
- a CDS encoding flavin reductase family protein translates to MFHVNHEPGAQIHHTDPFAVPTGQRSPVRRLRGRLAAPVTLWTAPGPAGLTVSSTLVADGDPGRLLGLVDAESDLWTAVEEAEVFAVTPLGPPHRQLADRFAGLFPSPGGLFAIGHWTDTPYGPVPADAGGWAGCRLDTVREYGWSLLVEATIERVELTEESEPLLHHRGRYRELD, encoded by the coding sequence ATGTTTCACGTGAATCATGAGCCGGGTGCCCAGATCCACCACACCGACCCGTTCGCCGTGCCGACGGGCCAGCGTTCGCCCGTACGCCGGCTGCGGGGTCGGCTCGCCGCGCCGGTGACGCTCTGGACGGCGCCCGGGCCGGCCGGGTTGACCGTGTCGTCGACCCTGGTGGCCGATGGCGACCCGGGGCGGCTGCTCGGCCTGGTCGACGCGGAGTCGGATCTCTGGACGGCGGTCGAGGAGGCCGAGGTGTTCGCCGTGACGCCGCTCGGCCCGCCACACCGGCAGCTCGCCGACCGCTTCGCCGGGCTCTTTCCCTCGCCCGGCGGACTCTTCGCGATCGGTCACTGGACCGACACACCGTACGGGCCGGTGCCGGCCGACGCCGGCGGGTGGGCGGGGTGCCGGCTGGACACCGTCCGGGAGTACGGCTGGAGTCTGCTGGTCGAGGCGACCATCGAGCGGGTGGAGTTGACCGAGGAGAGCGAACCGCTGCTGCATCACCGGGGCCGGTACCGCGAACTGGACTGA
- a CDS encoding DUF485 domain-containing protein — MSTDTPPAAPSDSLSERYLAVQRSDEFAGLRRALRGFVFPMTIAFFLWYALYVILSAYARDFMGTRLFGSNINVALVFGLLQFVSTFLIAWYYSRYADRKIDPVADKIRDELNGGES; from the coding sequence ATGTCCACGGACACGCCCCCCGCCGCGCCGAGCGATTCACTTTCGGAGCGGTACCTAGCGGTTCAACGGTCGGACGAGTTCGCCGGGTTACGTCGCGCGTTACGCGGCTTCGTCTTCCCGATGACCATCGCGTTCTTCCTGTGGTACGCGCTCTACGTGATCCTCTCCGCGTACGCGCGCGACTTCATGGGCACGCGACTGTTCGGCAGCAACATCAACGTGGCGCTGGTCTTCGGCCTGCTCCAGTTCGTCTCGACCTTCCTCATCGCCTGGTACTACTCCCGGTACGCGGACCGGAAGATCGACCCGGTGGCCGACAAGATCCGCGACGAGCTGAACGGGGGTGAGTCGTGA
- a CDS encoding ATP-binding protein → MVVPHHATGARLARHRLAAELAEVVSPTVLADLVAVLAELVGNAVRHADPLPGGVVRVAWRLRTTPDGAQLRLRVTDGGAAAGPRMRPADPDAADGRGLHIVSGLASRWGVERDGLGQSVWADFDPVPDRSGLVAAG, encoded by the coding sequence GTGGTGGTGCCGCACCACGCCACAGGAGCCCGGTTGGCCCGGCACCGGCTCGCCGCCGAGCTGGCCGAGGTGGTGTCCCCGACGGTGCTTGCCGATCTGGTGGCGGTCCTGGCCGAACTGGTGGGCAACGCCGTCCGGCACGCCGATCCACTGCCCGGCGGCGTGGTCCGGGTGGCCTGGCGGCTACGCACCACGCCCGACGGGGCACAACTGCGGCTGCGGGTGACCGACGGGGGTGCCGCGGCCGGCCCCCGGATGCGGCCGGCGGACCCGGACGCGGCCGACGGCCGTGGTCTGCACATCGTCTCCGGCCTGGCGAGCCGGTGGGGGGTGGAACGCGACGGTCTCGGCCAGAGTGTCTGGGCCGACTTCGATCCCGTCCCCGACCGGTCGGGCCTGGTAGCCGCCGGCTGA
- a CDS encoding UDP-glucuronic acid decarboxylase family protein, whose protein sequence is MKVEQRFGPGHRILVTGGAGFVPSHLVDALIARGCTVVALDNFVTGSRENIAHLLDKASFTLVEADISDGLPEHPALAERFDAILHMASPASPTDFEKLPVEILRVGSVATLHLLERAAADGARFLLASTSEAYGDPKEHPQRETYWGNVNPIGIRSVYDEAKRFSEAATMAYRRSRGVDTAIVRIFNTYGPRMRPDDGRAIPTFISQALRGEPITVHGTGNQTRSICYVADLVRGILLLLDSTESGPVNCGTEHEMSMRELAETIVSLSESKSEVTYVTRAADDPEMRRPDLTLARELLGYEPTVAPEEGLRRTIEDFRERLA, encoded by the coding sequence ATGAAGGTTGAGCAGCGTTTCGGGCCCGGTCATCGCATTCTGGTCACCGGCGGGGCCGGTTTCGTCCCGTCGCATCTGGTGGACGCGCTGATCGCCCGCGGCTGCACGGTGGTCGCGCTCGACAACTTCGTCACCGGGTCGCGGGAGAACATCGCGCACCTGCTCGACAAGGCGAGTTTCACCCTGGTCGAGGCGGACATCTCCGACGGGCTACCCGAGCACCCGGCGCTCGCCGAGCGGTTCGACGCGATCCTGCACATGGCCTCCCCGGCCAGCCCGACGGACTTCGAGAAGCTGCCGGTGGAGATCCTGCGGGTCGGCTCGGTGGCCACCCTGCACCTGCTGGAGCGCGCGGCTGCCGACGGCGCCCGGTTCCTGCTGGCCTCCACCTCGGAGGCGTACGGCGACCCGAAGGAGCACCCGCAGCGGGAGACCTACTGGGGCAACGTCAACCCGATCGGCATCCGCAGCGTCTACGACGAGGCGAAGCGCTTCTCCGAGGCGGCCACGATGGCGTACCGCCGCAGCCGGGGCGTGGACACGGCGATCGTGCGGATCTTCAACACGTACGGGCCGAGGATGCGGCCGGACGACGGTCGGGCCATCCCGACCTTCATCTCCCAGGCGCTGCGCGGCGAGCCGATCACCGTGCACGGCACCGGCAACCAGACCCGTTCGATCTGCTACGTGGCGGATCTGGTCCGGGGCATCCTGCTGCTGCTGGACTCCACCGAGAGCGGGCCGGTGAACTGCGGCACCGAGCACGAGATGAGCATGCGGGAACTGGCGGAGACGATCGTGTCACTCTCCGAGAGCAAGTCGGAGGTGACATACGTCACCCGCGCCGCGGACGATCCGGAGATGCGCCGGCCCGACCTCACCCTGGCCCGTGAGTTGCTCGGATACGAGCCCACGGTGGCACCGGAAGAGGGTCTGCGGCGCACGATCGAGGACTTCCGCGAGCGGCTGGCGTAG
- a CDS encoding ATP-binding protein, protein MPDRTDYPALIAGHTVIIEMINSGDAGLPVLNQLLQVAQPAVGAAGMAFVEFAPSGGRVIAATGAAEWTMGRPLPATDPVTICLLTGPRVQCVRTDRFDNQLAVELAERGLHRMVVCRAEIAGHTVGSLHALYPAGADEPSAEQHGVVGYLSSCIAHMYGDQSGLPVHGDGPVVAALADGLAVVDRDAYVRLWNPAAAQVTGRSSADALNQPLPFPLPPSGQVLDHQLPDGRWLRITSGELPGPGTLRVVTFRDISDQQRHDDERDLFVAVTSHELRTPVTVIKGYADTLTDHWESLSETDRRQAARVIGQRANELARLLDRLLSSAAEAWPGDGPPAPFDLAETLRIAVADLPADLRRRATLQLPRDLPRAVGHRQNLGTVLTELVTNAAKYSPPGSTIEISAGADARTVCFRVSDRGIGVRPEHVERAFDRFWQGDSGDRRRYPGTGLGLYLVRRIVEQQNGWVFLRPRTGGGTVAEVRLPRR, encoded by the coding sequence ATGCCGGACCGCACCGACTACCCCGCGCTCATCGCCGGACACACCGTCATCATCGAGATGATCAACTCAGGCGACGCGGGCCTGCCGGTCCTGAACCAGTTACTCCAGGTGGCCCAGCCGGCGGTCGGTGCCGCAGGCATGGCGTTCGTCGAGTTCGCGCCCAGCGGCGGCCGGGTGATCGCCGCCACCGGCGCCGCCGAGTGGACCATGGGCCGGCCGTTGCCGGCCACCGACCCGGTCACCATCTGCCTGCTCACCGGCCCCCGCGTGCAGTGCGTACGGACCGACCGGTTCGACAACCAGCTCGCCGTCGAGCTGGCCGAACGTGGTCTGCACCGGATGGTGGTCTGCCGTGCGGAGATCGCCGGGCACACCGTCGGCAGCCTGCACGCCCTCTATCCGGCCGGGGCCGACGAGCCCAGCGCCGAGCAGCACGGGGTGGTCGGCTACCTCAGCTCGTGCATCGCCCACATGTACGGCGATCAGAGCGGCCTGCCGGTGCACGGCGACGGTCCGGTGGTGGCGGCGCTCGCCGACGGGCTGGCCGTCGTCGACCGGGACGCCTACGTCCGGCTCTGGAATCCGGCCGCCGCCCAGGTGACCGGTCGGTCCTCCGCCGACGCCCTCAACCAGCCGCTGCCGTTCCCGCTGCCGCCGTCCGGGCAGGTCCTCGACCATCAGCTACCGGACGGGCGCTGGCTGCGGATCACCTCCGGCGAGCTGCCCGGCCCGGGCACCCTGCGGGTGGTCACCTTCCGGGACATCAGCGACCAGCAACGCCACGACGACGAGCGGGACCTCTTCGTGGCGGTCACCAGCCACGAGCTCCGGACCCCGGTGACGGTCATCAAGGGGTACGCGGACACTCTCACCGACCATTGGGAGTCGCTGAGCGAGACCGACCGGCGGCAGGCGGCCCGGGTGATCGGGCAGCGCGCGAACGAGCTGGCCCGGCTGCTCGACCGGCTGCTCTCCTCCGCCGCCGAGGCATGGCCTGGTGACGGGCCGCCGGCACCGTTCGACCTCGCCGAGACGCTCCGGATCGCGGTCGCCGACCTGCCTGCGGACCTGCGCCGCCGGGCCACCCTTCAGCTACCGCGTGACCTGCCCCGCGCGGTGGGGCACCGGCAGAACCTGGGCACCGTGCTCACCGAGCTGGTCACCAACGCCGCCAAGTACTCACCGCCCGGGTCGACGATCGAGATCAGTGCGGGCGCGGACGCCCGTACCGTCTGCTTCCGGGTCAGCGACCGGGGCATCGGCGTACGCCCGGAGCACGTCGAACGGGCCTTCGACCGGTTCTGGCAGGGCGACTCCGGCGACCGGCGGCGCTATCCCGGCACCGGTCTCGGCCTCTATCTCGTCCGCCGGATCGTTGAACAGCAGAATGGGTGGGTATTCCTCCGACCGAGAACAGGTGGCGGTACGGTCGCAGAGGTGCGGCTGCCCCGCAGGTGA
- a CDS encoding cation acetate symporter: protein MILAVEAGNTTARNLTIVLFLAFVAATLAITIWASRQTKTATDFYAGGRSFSGFQNGMAIGGDYMSAASFLGIAGIIALYGYDGFLYSIGFLVAWLVALLLVAELLRNSGRYTMADVLAFRMRQRPVRTAAAVSTITVSIFYLLAQMVGAGALVALLLGIRPGTTFLGMDAATAKVATIIMVGALMIIYVTVGGMKGTTYVQIVKAFLLMGGALLMTLLVLAKYKFNLSSLLGDAAASSGHGADFLGPGLRYGVEVAGNATQTFYNKVDLLSLGIALVLGTAGLPHILIRFYTVPTAKAARKSVLWAIGIIGSFYLLTLALGFGAAALVGGEAIRTQDPAGNTAAPQLAEALGIDFFGGELGGAALLAIIAAVAFATILAVVAGLTLASSSSLAHDFYANVIKRGNASERQEVRVARISALVIGAVAIALSIFAQNLNVAFLVALAFAVAASGNLPAILYSLFWKRFNTSGAVWAIYGGLLAAVLLVFFSPVVSGAPTAMFPDHDWQWFPLSNPGILSIPIGFLCGWIGTVISKESDEEKYAELEVRSLTGAGAH from the coding sequence ATGATCCTCGCGGTCGAGGCGGGCAACACCACCGCCCGCAACCTGACCATCGTGCTCTTCCTGGCCTTCGTCGCGGCCACCCTGGCCATCACCATCTGGGCCAGCCGACAGACCAAGACCGCCACCGACTTCTACGCCGGCGGCCGGTCCTTCTCCGGTTTCCAGAACGGCATGGCGATCGGCGGCGACTACATGTCCGCCGCGTCCTTCCTCGGCATCGCCGGCATCATCGCGCTCTACGGATACGACGGCTTCCTCTACTCCATCGGCTTCCTGGTGGCCTGGCTGGTGGCGCTCCTGCTGGTCGCGGAGCTGCTGCGCAACTCCGGCCGGTACACGATGGCCGACGTGCTGGCCTTCCGGATGCGGCAGCGTCCGGTGCGTACGGCGGCGGCGGTCTCCACGATCACCGTGTCGATCTTCTATCTGCTGGCCCAGATGGTCGGCGCGGGTGCGCTGGTGGCGCTGCTGCTCGGCATCCGGCCCGGCACCACCTTCCTGGGCATGGACGCGGCAACCGCCAAGGTGGCGACAATCATCATGGTCGGCGCCCTCATGATCATCTACGTCACCGTGGGCGGCATGAAGGGCACCACCTACGTACAGATCGTCAAGGCGTTCCTGCTCATGGGTGGCGCGCTGCTGATGACGCTGCTGGTGCTCGCCAAGTACAAGTTCAACCTGTCGTCGCTGCTCGGCGACGCGGCGGCCAGCTCCGGCCACGGTGCCGACTTCCTGGGGCCCGGATTACGGTACGGCGTCGAGGTGGCCGGCAACGCGACCCAGACCTTCTACAACAAGGTCGACCTGCTCTCCCTCGGCATCGCCCTGGTGCTCGGCACCGCCGGACTGCCGCACATCCTGATCCGCTTCTACACCGTGCCGACCGCCAAGGCGGCCCGCAAGAGCGTGCTCTGGGCGATCGGCATCATCGGCTCGTTCTACCTGCTCACCCTGGCGCTCGGCTTCGGCGCGGCGGCGCTGGTCGGCGGGGAGGCCATCCGCACCCAGGACCCGGCCGGAAACACGGCCGCACCACAACTCGCCGAGGCGCTCGGGATCGACTTCTTCGGCGGCGAACTGGGCGGTGCCGCACTACTGGCGATCATCGCGGCGGTCGCCTTCGCCACCATCCTGGCGGTGGTCGCGGGGTTGACCCTGGCCTCGTCGTCAAGCCTGGCGCACGACTTCTACGCCAACGTGATCAAGCGGGGTAACGCCTCCGAGCGGCAGGAGGTGCGGGTCGCCCGGATCTCCGCGCTGGTGATCGGCGCGGTCGCCATCGCGCTGTCCATCTTCGCGCAGAACCTGAACGTCGCCTTCCTGGTGGCGCTGGCCTTCGCCGTGGCCGCCTCGGGCAACCTGCCGGCGATCCTCTACAGCCTGTTCTGGAAGCGGTTCAACACCTCCGGCGCGGTCTGGGCGATCTACGGCGGCCTGCTGGCGGCCGTACTGCTGGTGTTCTTCTCGCCGGTGGTCTCCGGCGCGCCGACGGCGATGTTCCCCGACCACGACTGGCAGTGGTTCCCGCTGTCCAACCCGGGCATCCTCTCCATCCCGATCGGCTTCCTCTGCGGCTGGATCGGCACGGTCATCTCGAAGGAGAGCGACGAGGAGAAGTACGCCGAGTTGGAGGTGCGCTCGCTGACCGGAGCCGGCGCGCACTGA
- a CDS encoding LCP family protein: protein MLLATLAVVGLRVLADRYERTITHEELLDESARADRTDLDGPLNYLLVGSDRRPGDAGPQQRTDTILIVHVPTGMRTGYLISVPRDLLVTIPPGAGYPGGEDKINTAYEYGGSGQAGAQLLSATLARLTGIRFDGAALVDFAGLRSVIDLLGGVRMCVRTEVHSIHTDRVFHPGCQQMDGAQALDYVRQRYDLPGGDYDRQTHQQQLLGAMLARAGETRLRTDPVQLHRLIQAVGHSLTMDTNGVPVEDLLFALHGLSAETLHGVQVPSYPQTIGQVSYVVLDGGGQGLFEAVRGTRMPEWAGAHPRWVTRL, encoded by the coding sequence GTGCTGCTGGCCACCCTCGCCGTGGTCGGCCTGCGGGTACTCGCCGACCGGTACGAGCGCACGATCACCCACGAGGAACTGCTTGACGAGTCCGCCCGCGCCGACCGCACCGACCTGGACGGCCCGCTCAACTACCTGCTCGTGGGCTCGGACCGCCGGCCGGGCGACGCCGGGCCGCAGCAACGCACCGACACCATCCTGATCGTGCACGTCCCGACCGGGATGCGCACCGGTTACCTGATCTCCGTGCCGCGCGACCTGCTGGTCACCATCCCGCCCGGTGCCGGCTACCCGGGCGGGGAAGACAAGATCAATACGGCGTACGAGTACGGCGGGAGCGGCCAGGCCGGGGCGCAACTGCTCTCGGCCACCCTGGCCCGGCTCACCGGGATCCGCTTCGACGGTGCCGCCCTGGTCGACTTCGCCGGCCTGCGCAGCGTGATCGACCTGCTCGGCGGGGTCAGGATGTGCGTACGCACCGAGGTGCACTCGATCCACACCGACCGGGTGTTCCACCCCGGCTGTCAGCAGATGGACGGCGCACAGGCGCTGGACTACGTACGCCAACGCTACGACCTGCCCGGCGGTGACTACGACCGGCAGACCCACCAGCAGCAGCTGCTGGGCGCCATGCTGGCCCGGGCGGGCGAGACCCGGCTGCGTACCGATCCCGTCCAACTGCACCGGCTCATCCAGGCGGTCGGCCACTCCCTGACCATGGACACCAACGGGGTGCCGGTGGAGGATCTGCTGTTCGCCCTGCACGGCCTCTCCGCCGAGACGCTGCACGGCGTACAGGTGCCGTCGTACCCGCAGACCATCGGTCAGGTGTCGTACGTCGTACTCGACGGCGGCGGTCAGGGGCTGTTCGAGGCGGTTCGGGGCACCCGGATGCCCGAGTGGGCCGGTGCCCATCCACGCTGGGTCACCCGCCTCTGA
- a CDS encoding rhodanese-like domain-containing protein — protein MFGPQIPTVTVPEIGDDTYLLDVREDDEWAAGHAPSAHHLPMMELPARLAEVPTDRDVAVICRSGGRSAQVVAYLMRNGWEQVRNVEGGMGEWAAAGRPVIGADGQPGQVR, from the coding sequence GTGTTCGGACCTCAGATTCCCACCGTTACCGTGCCCGAGATCGGCGACGACACGTACCTGCTCGACGTCCGGGAGGACGACGAGTGGGCCGCCGGTCACGCCCCGAGCGCCCACCACCTGCCGATGATGGAGCTGCCGGCCCGGCTCGCCGAGGTGCCGACCGACCGCGACGTCGCCGTCATCTGCCGCTCCGGCGGACGATCGGCACAGGTGGTCGCGTACCTGATGCGCAACGGGTGGGAGCAGGTACGCAACGTCGAGGGCGGAATGGGCGAGTGGGCAGCCGCCGGGCGGCCGGTGATCGGCGCGGACGGGCAGCCGGGCCAGGTCCGGTAG
- a CDS encoding glycerophosphodiester phosphodiesterase family protein, translating to MGAPLVFAHRGASYDLPEHTLAAYLRALDEGADGLECDVRLTRDGHLVCVHDRRLDRTSNGRGLVSARTLAELEQLDFGSWHPGCVPPDGDEVLDDSHTRLLTLERLLEAVLAAGRPVRLLIETKHPSRYRGNVERRLVALLRRYGLAEPRPDDPVRVSVMSFSPLAVRRIRALAPALPTVLLLELLPRWPHLGRLPFGAGIAGPGIGLVRARPTLVPALRAAGHQVYVWTVNEPADLDLVLTAGVDGVITDRPAQMLARLPR from the coding sequence ATGGGTGCACCCCTCGTCTTCGCGCACCGTGGCGCGTCGTACGACCTACCGGAGCACACCCTCGCCGCCTACCTGCGCGCCCTCGACGAGGGGGCGGACGGGCTGGAGTGCGACGTCCGGCTGACCCGCGACGGGCACCTGGTCTGCGTACACGACCGCCGGTTGGACCGGACCAGCAACGGCCGGGGGCTGGTCAGCGCGCGTACCCTCGCCGAGCTGGAACAGCTCGATTTCGGCTCCTGGCACCCCGGCTGCGTGCCGCCCGACGGTGACGAGGTGCTCGACGACTCGCACACCCGGCTGCTCACCCTCGAACGGCTGCTGGAGGCGGTCCTCGCCGCCGGCCGGCCGGTCCGGCTGTTGATCGAGACCAAACACCCCTCCCGCTACCGCGGCAACGTCGAGCGCCGGCTGGTCGCGCTGCTGCGCCGGTACGGCCTCGCCGAGCCGCGCCCCGACGATCCGGTACGAGTCTCGGTGATGTCCTTCTCCCCGCTGGCCGTACGCCGGATCCGGGCCCTGGCTCCCGCGCTGCCCACGGTGCTGCTGCTGGAGCTGCTGCCCCGCTGGCCGCACCTGGGTCGGCTGCCCTTCGGTGCCGGCATCGCCGGTCCGGGCATCGGGCTGGTCCGGGCCCGCCCCACGCTGGTGCCGGCGCTGCGGGCGGCCGGTCACCAGGTCTACGTCTGGACCGTGAACGAGCCGGCCGATCTCGATCTGGTGCTGACCGCCGGGGTGGACGGCGTGATCACCGACCGTCCGGCGCAGATGCTCGCCCGGTTACCTCGGTGA
- a CDS encoding LCP family protein produces MSATIPAGQPFFHLRRGAGRAAVPGPGGRSAGPAETRWYPSHDEPAMAGGPGGPRGPVGPDGPGGVPAPRGRRPRWRRIVLVAGVVVLVLALVAGAGAWFYARSLDKNLARTDPFSEITGGRPAKAVNGALNILMVGTDSRDPDAPMDKAGEWRADTIIVMHIPADHQEAYLVSIPRDLYVPIPESAGADCDTGQRRKINAAFAFGGLPLAVRTVECFTDVHIDHVMAIDFGGFKQVTDALGGVELKVERTITSIHKPYRKFTKGTNQMNGAEALDWIRQRKQFPDGDFARMRHQQEFLRALMDKAASTGTLTNPKKLNDFLRSVTDAVTVDHGFSLTDMAVQFRNLRGENLTFVTSPHQGSQTINGESVVVSDREKALAMYRAMSADTMADWVQANKKPANDNG; encoded by the coding sequence ATGTCAGCCACCATCCCCGCTGGGCAGCCGTTCTTCCACCTGCGTCGCGGCGCGGGCCGCGCGGCGGTGCCGGGTCCGGGCGGGCGCTCCGCCGGACCGGCCGAGACCCGCTGGTATCCGTCGCACGACGAGCCGGCCATGGCCGGTGGGCCGGGCGGGCCGCGCGGACCGGTGGGGCCGGACGGGCCCGGCGGCGTACCCGCACCGCGCGGCCGGCGACCCCGCTGGCGTCGGATCGTCCTGGTGGCCGGGGTCGTGGTGCTGGTGTTGGCGCTTGTCGCCGGGGCCGGCGCCTGGTTCTACGCGCGCAGCCTGGACAAGAACCTGGCCCGGACCGACCCGTTCTCGGAGATCACCGGCGGTCGGCCGGCCAAGGCGGTGAACGGTGCGCTGAACATCCTGATGGTGGGCACCGACTCGCGGGATCCGGACGCCCCGATGGACAAGGCCGGCGAGTGGCGGGCCGACACGATCATCGTCATGCACATCCCCGCCGACCACCAGGAGGCGTACCTCGTCTCCATCCCGCGCGACCTGTACGTGCCGATTCCGGAGAGCGCTGGCGCCGACTGCGACACCGGCCAGCGCCGCAAGATCAATGCGGCGTTCGCGTTCGGCGGGCTGCCCCTGGCGGTACGCACCGTCGAGTGCTTCACCGACGTGCACATCGATCATGTGATGGCGATCGACTTCGGCGGCTTCAAGCAGGTCACCGACGCGCTCGGCGGGGTGGAGCTGAAGGTGGAGCGGACCATCACCTCGATCCACAAGCCGTACCGGAAGTTCACCAAGGGCACCAACCAGATGAACGGTGCCGAGGCGCTGGACTGGATCCGGCAGCGCAAGCAGTTCCCCGACGGCGACTTCGCCCGGATGCGCCACCAACAGGAGTTCCTGCGTGCGCTGATGGACAAGGCGGCGAGCACGGGCACGCTCACCAACCCGAAGAAGCTCAACGACTTCCTTCGCTCGGTGACCGACGCGGTCACCGTCGACCACGGCTTCTCGCTTACCGACATGGCGGTGCAGTTCCGCAACCTGCGCGGCGAGAACCTGACCTTCGTGACCAGCCCGCACCAGGGCAGCCAGACGATCAACGGGGAGTCGGTGGTGGTCTCCGACCGGGAGAAGGCCCTGGCCATGTACCGCGCGATGTCCGCCGACACGATGGCCGACTGGGTACAGGCGAACAAGAAGCCGGCGAACGACAACGGTTGA
- a CDS encoding LCP family protein, whose amino-acid sequence MPVHSPALLDPPRASATPSPGQKKKSGKSGKRRKDPLWARLTVVLGAVLMMTSGVAIVGSKAVISQATGNISQRNLLDEAGKSQAEGGGDLDGPIDMLLLGVDARERWDADDVRADSIIVLHIPATHDQAYLISIPRDTEARIPAFEKTGYPGGVGKINSAFQAGARNGGGWEGGAQLMAKTIKGMTGVSFDGAAIINFGGFKGVIDALGSVRICVKQEVESIHMSYVDGKPMWNADAKKTGKPRTPVVHKKGCREMKGWAALDYSRQRYGLKGGDYDRQANQQQLIKAMAKKATKNGTLTNPVKLNEMIKAAGKAFILDTGGVPVEDFVFTMRGVTGNELIMLKTNGGTYQTQGNGNEALDEQTLDMFRALRQDKLAEFVFYNPQVISSRD is encoded by the coding sequence ATGCCGGTTCACAGCCCCGCCCTGCTCGATCCGCCTCGTGCATCCGCCACGCCATCGCCCGGCCAGAAGAAGAAGTCCGGCAAGAGTGGGAAGCGGCGTAAGGATCCACTCTGGGCCCGGCTCACCGTGGTGCTCGGCGCCGTGCTGATGATGACCAGCGGGGTGGCCATCGTCGGCAGCAAGGCGGTGATCAGCCAGGCGACCGGCAACATCTCTCAGCGCAACCTGCTCGACGAGGCGGGCAAGTCGCAGGCGGAGGGCGGCGGCGACCTGGATGGCCCGATCGACATGCTGCTGCTCGGGGTGGACGCCCGGGAGCGGTGGGACGCCGACGACGTCCGGGCGGACAGCATCATCGTGCTGCACATCCCGGCCACCCACGACCAGGCCTACCTGATCTCGATCCCGCGGGACACCGAGGCGCGGATCCCGGCCTTCGAGAAGACCGGCTATCCGGGCGGGGTCGGCAAGATCAATAGCGCCTTCCAGGCGGGTGCCCGCAACGGCGGCGGCTGGGAGGGCGGCGCCCAGTTGATGGCGAAGACCATCAAGGGCATGACCGGCGTCAGCTTCGACGGCGCGGCGATCATCAACTTCGGCGGCTTCAAGGGCGTCATCGACGCGCTCGGCTCGGTACGCATCTGCGTCAAGCAGGAGGTCGAGTCGATCCACATGTCGTACGTCGACGGCAAGCCGATGTGGAACGCGGACGCCAAGAAGACCGGCAAGCCGAGGACTCCGGTGGTGCACAAGAAGGGCTGCCGGGAGATGAAGGGCTGGGCGGCGCTTGACTACTCCCGCCAGCGCTACGGCCTCAAGGGTGGCGACTACGACCGGCAGGCCAACCAGCAGCAGCTGATCAAGGCGATGGCCAAGAAGGCCACCAAGAACGGCACGCTTACCAACCCGGTCAAGCTGAACGAAATGATCAAGGCGGCCGGCAAGGCGTTCATCCTGGACACCGGTGGCGTACCGGTGGAGGACTTCGTCTTCACCATGCGCGGGGTCACCGGCAACGAGCTGATCATGTTGAAGACCAACGGCGGCACGTACCAGACCCAGGGCAACGGCAACGAGGCGCTCGACGAGCAGACCCTGGACATGTTCCGCGCCCTCCGGCAGGACAAGCTGGCCGAGTTCGTCTTCTACAACCCCCAGGTGATCTCCTCCCGGGACTGA